gttagtaaactgtcaaataccaacagtAATGTGCACTTCCAACCTCACAGAAAGCATTGGAATGATCATATGAAAAATCAAGGTCTTCCACATGCCACCCGGGGAGCTTCTCCATCAAATACTCTGATATGCTGCTCGTCGAACCCGAACCATAGTCATTGAAACAATAATTCTCTTCTACCTTCTTGCCTGACGAAGATGAGATTGGTTGTTCCAATAACGAAGGAGAAGGAGAACTCAAGATTTTGTTGGGCGAAACTGTTCTCTGTCTCTTTGTGGATGACTTTGAGGCTCTTGCATCATTAATTTTTGCGGTCATAACTTCGGGGAAGTTGGAGCAGGCTGATGAAGTTGGATACAAAGAAGAAGCCGCAGAAAGCTTGACACCCGGCAGAAGAAACCTGCTGTGTTTCTGTGTGTGTTCGTTCGATTTGTGAATCGAATGGTCACACTCCCTGCAGAGAATTGCTCTATCTTCTTGACAAAAGAGAAATCCTCGCCTTTCCTACAACCAAGCACAAAATATTTAGGACTCAAtataatttggaatttggatagTGATTTTCAGACTCTTGTTTTCTCCAACTGCGCCCTTCCCATACTGTAGTTCCTCGATtatctttgatttattcaatccaaaggcTTATATCAAATTGAAAGGCTAGAAAAATAAGGAGTGCATGGGGAGAAATGGGAgggtgaaaatcacttcccaGTAATTTTATAGAGAAAGAATGCATCTAGTACTAACCTGACAGATATCACAAAGAGGGGAATCTTTGAAAGTTGGGTGGAGAACAGAGAAGCGCTTGTGTTTGCTGGCAAGTTTGTTTGTATGGTGAATTTGGCAATCGCAGACGTCACAAAGAGCGGCTTCATCGGCAGAGCAGAAGACAGTTGCCTCTTCTTTGTCACACACGTCGCACTGGATCTTCATAATCTCTATATTAATTTTCTCTGGAAGTGCAGCCGCTGGATATAGCTGAGCGTTTGAGTTGTTGTTTTAACTGAGTTGGTGATGGGGTTGGAAAGGAAATGTTATGGGAGACAATGAATGGAGACAAAGAACAAGTATGGGCTTTTGGGCATTTAGCTGATGAGAAAGTGAGATA
This genomic stretch from Pyrus communis chromosome 2, drPyrComm1.1, whole genome shotgun sequence harbors:
- the LOC137725015 gene encoding B-box zinc finger protein 20-like, with the translated sequence MKIQCDVCDKEEATVFCSADEAALCDVCDCQIHHTNKLASKHKRFSVLHPTFKDSPLCDICQERRGFLFCQEDRAILCRECDHSIHKSNEHTQKHSRFLLPGVKLSAASSLYPTSSACSNFPEVMTAKINDARASKSSTKRQRTVSPNKILSSPSPSLLEQPISSSSGKKVEENYCFNDYGSGSTSSISEYLMEKLPGWHVEDLDFSYDHSNAFCEVGSAHYCWYLTVY